In the Alkaliphilus oremlandii OhILAs genome, one interval contains:
- a CDS encoding VOC family protein, giving the protein MKIGFVAIHVKDLDESLVFYTELLGFTEIKRFSPEEGVHLVFLKDEEAGKLELVYNQNVSKSPKDSKGSKVTVGLEVQNLEAVLRKLKSKGVEPIRGPIAVPSGEKIAFIEDPNGVEIEFIEGF; this is encoded by the coding sequence ATGAAGATTGGATTTGTTGCAATTCATGTAAAGGATTTAGATGAATCTCTCGTGTTCTATACGGAGCTTTTAGGGTTTACGGAGATCAAGCGATTCAGTCCTGAGGAAGGCGTTCATTTAGTCTTTTTAAAGGATGAAGAAGCAGGAAAACTAGAGCTTGTATACAACCAAAATGTTTCTAAGAGCCCTAAAGATTCTAAAGGCTCCAAGGTAACGGTCGGATTAGAAGTTCAGAACTTAGAAGCGGTTTTAAGGAAATTAAAATCCAAGGGCGTAGAGCCCATCAGAGGGCCTATTGCAGTTCCAAGTGGGGAAAAAATAGCATTTATAGAAGATCCCAATGGTGTGGAAATTGAGTTTATTGAAGGATTTTAA
- a CDS encoding YjjG family noncanonical pyrimidine nucleotidase, which produces MGYKVILFDADDTLFDFKRSERDALKNAILHFNIEYNEDIHLKIYQEVNHQVWAEFEKGMITQEKLKIERFKRLSDRLGIQLDTVKFAELYMKYLSYGSFLYEETTPLIKNLYENYQLAIITNGLRDVQNNRIRKSTIAEYFDDIVISEEVKVSKPDPKIFEIALEHLKHIDKSTVLMVGDSLSSDIQGGLNFGIDTCWFNPHKKVNNTAIQPKYEISSLMALIDILNDKK; this is translated from the coding sequence ATGGGATATAAGGTGATTCTATTCGATGCAGATGATACTTTATTCGACTTTAAAAGATCCGAAAGAGATGCTCTCAAAAATGCGATACTGCATTTTAATATAGAATACAATGAAGACATTCACTTAAAGATTTATCAGGAAGTAAATCACCAGGTTTGGGCAGAATTCGAGAAAGGGATGATTACCCAGGAAAAATTAAAGATTGAAAGATTCAAAAGGCTTTCAGATCGATTAGGAATCCAGCTTGATACGGTAAAGTTTGCAGAATTGTATATGAAATACCTATCCTATGGTTCTTTTTTGTATGAGGAAACGACTCCGCTTATTAAAAACCTATACGAAAATTATCAGCTTGCAATCATTACCAATGGCCTTCGAGATGTACAGAACAATCGAATACGAAAATCCACCATAGCAGAGTATTTCGATGATATTGTCATATCCGAGGAAGTCAAGGTGTCCAAGCCAGACCCTAAGATATTTGAAATTGCTTTAGAGCATTTAAAACATATAGATAAAAGTACTGTGCTGATGGTAGGCGATAGCTTAAGCTCCGATATTCAAGGGGGTTTAAACTTCGGGATTGATACCTGCTGGTTTAATCCCCATAAAAAGGTTAACAATACTGCCATACAGCCTAAGTACGAAATTTCCAGCCTTATGGCGCTTATAGATATTCTAAATGACAAGAAATAG
- a CDS encoding MBL fold metallo-hydrolase, translated as MQKLRRLNPFGKKPNKQMREHYSQISSIYTKGRFMNPEASKRSLREIKYKDHIKGILNKKDLKPQVGIIPIIKQGGLIELESQQIGITWLGHSSAVVQIGGKVMLIDPVLGHYVSPFPIKSFSRFYKDIPIRAEELPNIHGVIISHNHYDHLDKDTILAIDHKVGSYYVPLGVNSYLEYWGIEKSKIITMNWWQESQLEDVTIACTPSRHFSGRYGLDADASLWSSWVIQYQDRKVFYSGDSSYGSHYKEIHKKYGSMEIVLMECGQYNKLWPDAHMMPEESLAAAVDLNAKIILPVHWGAFSLSTHQWNDPPKKMTYLANEANMEVIIPNIGQSILLNQTENNESIWW; from the coding sequence ATGCAAAAATTACGCAGACTGAATCCTTTTGGAAAGAAACCAAATAAACAAATGAGAGAGCACTATAGTCAAATTAGTTCGATTTACACCAAGGGAAGATTTATGAATCCTGAAGCAAGCAAGAGAAGCTTAAGGGAGATCAAATATAAAGATCATATCAAGGGGATTTTGAATAAAAAAGATCTCAAGCCTCAGGTTGGCATCATTCCTATTATAAAGCAAGGTGGTCTAATAGAATTAGAGAGTCAACAGATTGGCATCACTTGGCTGGGTCATTCATCCGCTGTTGTGCAAATCGGTGGAAAAGTGATGCTCATTGATCCTGTACTGGGGCATTACGTATCCCCATTTCCTATAAAGTCCTTTAGCAGGTTTTATAAGGACATTCCCATAAGGGCAGAAGAACTCCCAAATATCCATGGCGTGATCATATCTCACAACCATTATGATCACTTAGACAAAGATACGATCTTGGCCATCGACCATAAAGTTGGTAGCTATTATGTGCCCTTAGGTGTCAATAGCTACCTAGAATATTGGGGCATTGAAAAGAGCAAAATCATCACCATGAATTGGTGGCAGGAATCTCAGCTGGAAGATGTCACCATCGCCTGTACACCGTCCAGACATTTTTCTGGAAGATATGGCCTGGATGCAGATGCGTCCCTATGGTCCTCTTGGGTGATTCAGTATCAGGACCGGAAGGTTTTCTATAGTGGGGACTCCTCTTATGGTAGCCACTATAAGGAGATCCATAAAAAATATGGAAGTATGGAGATTGTCTTAATGGAATGTGGCCAATACAACAAGCTATGGCCCGATGCCCATATGATGCCTGAGGAATCCTTAGCAGCGGCAGTGGATTTAAATGCCAAGATAATATTGCCAGTTCACTGGGGAGCGTTCTCTCTATCGACACATCAGTGGAATGATCCTCCAAAGAAGATGACATATTTGGCAAATGAGGCCAATATGGAAGTCATTATTCCAAATATAGGTCAAAGCATTCTATTGAACCAAACAGAGAACAATGAATCCATTTGGTGGTGA
- a CDS encoding Na+/H+ antiporter NhaC family protein: MDIIGGMIFTFCVLIFSVLKGIYVGIPLFLSFLTFALISWKREFSLKDIYTMSYNGSKKSFVVLKIFLFIGAITSVWMAAGTVPGIVYYGIKFMNPKFFILYSFLICTLVSFLLGTALGTVSTAGLALIVMARSGNMNLNIAAGAIMAGAYFGDRCSPMSSSANLVANLTETDLYTNIRNMFLTGAIPFVLSTGIYTFISLNQPLTFSESSIHSDLTNTFYIHWIVLVPAMIILLLSLFKVNVKHSMSLSILSAGIIGISLQNYSVAHMFQYLLLGFHLEPSHPLYTIIKGGGIFSMWKAALVVFISCALAGILEGTDMLKGTESTLRKANSRKDLFLYTAIVSGITAAVGCSQAIAVVLTNQLMGNIYKERNVDSYQLAIDLENTGIVLAAIIPWSLAAFVPTTTMNVSATGFIPYAFYIYFIPITNFMQYRFSKTHRNEPPINFSDSKI, from the coding sequence ATGGATATAATTGGTGGAATGATCTTTACATTTTGTGTTTTGATCTTTTCTGTATTGAAAGGAATTTATGTTGGTATTCCTCTATTCCTAAGTTTTTTAACATTTGCATTGATTTCATGGAAGAGAGAATTCTCCCTAAAGGATATCTATACAATGTCCTATAATGGCAGTAAAAAGTCTTTTGTCGTACTGAAAATTTTCTTGTTTATAGGTGCTATTACATCCGTATGGATGGCAGCAGGAACAGTTCCAGGCATCGTTTACTACGGCATAAAGTTCATGAACCCTAAATTCTTTATACTGTATTCCTTCTTAATCTGTACATTGGTTTCCTTCCTCCTTGGCACCGCTTTAGGAACCGTCAGCACTGCAGGTCTGGCTCTTATCGTCATGGCGAGAAGTGGAAATATGAACCTGAATATAGCAGCAGGAGCCATTATGGCAGGTGCCTATTTTGGAGATCGTTGCTCTCCCATGTCTTCCAGCGCAAACTTAGTTGCAAATTTGACAGAAACGGATCTTTATACCAATATACGCAATATGTTTTTGACCGGAGCCATCCCCTTCGTTCTATCTACAGGAATCTATACCTTCATCTCACTGAATCAGCCTTTAACCTTCAGTGAAAGCAGTATCCACAGTGATCTAACCAATACCTTTTATATCCACTGGATCGTTTTAGTACCAGCAATGATCATCCTCCTATTGTCTTTATTTAAAGTAAATGTGAAGCACTCCATGTCCCTCAGTATTCTATCGGCAGGGATCATCGGTATTTCACTTCAGAATTATAGTGTGGCCCATATGTTTCAATACTTACTTTTAGGATTTCACCTAGAGCCCTCCCATCCTCTGTACACCATCATCAAGGGTGGTGGGATCTTCTCCATGTGGAAGGCGGCCCTTGTTGTATTCATATCCTGTGCCCTAGCTGGAATACTGGAGGGAACCGATATGCTAAAAGGCACTGAAAGCACCTTAAGAAAGGCAAATTCGCGGAAGGATTTATTTCTGTACACTGCCATCGTCAGCGGTATAACTGCTGCTGTTGGATGCAGTCAGGCCATTGCAGTCGTTCTAACAAATCAGCTCATGGGGAATATTTATAAGGAAAGAAACGTGGATTCCTATCAGCTGGCAATTGATTTAGAAAACACTGGAATCGTTCTAGCAGCAATTATTCCATGGAGCTTAGCTGCCTTTGTGCCGACTACGACCATGAATGTCAGTGCCACAGGCTTCATTCCATATGCTTTCTATATCTATTTTATTCCGATTACCAACTTTATGCAGTATAGATTTTCAAAAACCCATCGCAATGAACCTCCAATAAATTTTTCTGATTCTAAAATTTAA
- a CDS encoding zinc ribbon domain-containing protein YjdM has product MFTLPNCPKCSSEYTYEDGSMLICPECSHEWTLEAGNAEDEKVIKDANGNVLNDGDTVTVIKDLKVKGSSLVVKMGTKVKNIRLVDGDHDIDCKIDGFGDMKLKSEFVKKA; this is encoded by the coding sequence ATGTTTACTTTACCGAATTGTCCAAAATGCAGTTCAGAATATACTTACGAGGATGGTAGTATGCTCATCTGTCCAGAATGTAGCCATGAATGGACACTGGAGGCAGGAAACGCGGAAGATGAAAAGGTTATAAAAGATGCCAATGGCAATGTATTAAACGATGGAGATACAGTCACAGTAATTAAAGACCTAAAGGTCAAAGGGTCATCATTGGTGGTTAAAATGGGAACCAAGGTGAAAAATATTCGTTTGGTGGATGGAGACCATGATATCGATTGTAAAATTGACGGCTTTGGTGATATGAAATTAAAGTCTGAGTTTGTTAAGAAGGCATAA
- a CDS encoding Lrp/AsnC family transcriptional regulator: MDEIDKKIIELLQENSRISITEISKIINLSRPSVSERMTRLTEKGILQKFTTHVPPNKIGYGVSFFMEITDVKIPWEKMVEILKSNDYVTEIHCVTGNANYIVKASMPNVDMMNDFLSQLMKYSQVVTSIILNSPLIHRPIKPL, from the coding sequence ATGGATGAAATCGATAAAAAAATTATTGAATTGCTGCAGGAAAATTCTCGTATTTCAATTACGGAAATTTCAAAGATTATTAACCTTTCCAGACCCAGTGTCAGCGAAAGAATGACTCGGTTAACAGAAAAAGGCATCTTGCAAAAGTTTACGACCCATGTACCTCCCAATAAAATCGGTTATGGCGTTAGCTTCTTTATGGAAATTACCGATGTGAAAATTCCTTGGGAAAAGATGGTGGAAATATTGAAGTCCAATGATTATGTAACAGAGATTCATTGTGTGACAGGGAATGCAAACTACATTGTAAAGGCCTCCATGCCCAATGTGGATATGATGAACGACTTTTTATCCCAGTTAATGAAATACAGCCAAGTAGTTACATCCATCATTCTAAATTCTCCTTTAATCCATCGGCCGATTAAGCCCCTTTAG
- a CDS encoding DUF4180 domain-containing protein, producing MEINKITENNMDIAVVSSDEILITDVQSALDFIATVQYQSDCNRILLQKSSLCEDFFNLRTGVAGEILQKFVNYDVKLAIVGDFSVYSSKSLRDFIYESNHGKDLFFLGNDKEAIQKLSFA from the coding sequence ATGGAAATCAATAAAATAACAGAAAATAACATGGACATTGCAGTTGTAAGCAGTGATGAGATATTAATAACGGATGTACAGTCTGCACTGGACTTTATAGCAACCGTCCAGTATCAGTCCGATTGCAATCGTATCCTTCTACAGAAATCATCCCTCTGTGAAGATTTTTTCAACCTGAGAACTGGTGTTGCAGGAGAAATATTGCAAAAATTTGTGAACTACGATGTAAAGCTGGCCATAGTAGGAGATTTTTCCGTATATTCAAGTAAAAGCTTAAGGGATTTTATTTACGAAAGTAACCATGGAAAGGACTTATTCTTTTTAGGAAACGATAAAGAGGCGATTCAGAAGTTATCCTTCGCTTAA
- a CDS encoding GNAT family N-acetyltransferase, producing MEITLRLLDESVSEKLFKFELENKSFFEKVGLSRGENYYDFNNFKTMMKEIIVEQERDLLYMYLIENSCGNIVGRVNLVSVIRGNLNKAEIGYRIGEQYQGRGYATSAVKLVLEKELNQHKLHRVEAGTATDNMGSQIVLIKNGFQFVGRYNQYIHQNGRWHDSLSFEKILD from the coding sequence ATGGAGATTACGCTAAGATTACTAGATGAATCAGTTTCAGAAAAACTTTTCAAATTTGAACTTGAAAATAAATCTTTTTTTGAGAAAGTAGGCTTATCCAGAGGAGAGAATTATTACGATTTTAATAATTTTAAAACAATGATGAAAGAGATCATTGTAGAGCAAGAAAGAGATCTGCTCTATATGTATTTAATTGAAAACAGCTGCGGAAATATTGTTGGCAGAGTAAACCTAGTATCTGTTATAAGAGGAAATTTAAATAAAGCTGAAATCGGTTATAGAATAGGTGAGCAGTATCAAGGACGGGGATATGCTACAAGTGCTGTAAAGCTGGTACTAGAGAAAGAACTGAATCAACACAAACTGCATAGAGTAGAAGCTGGAACTGCTACAGATAATATGGGTTCACAAATAGTATTAATTAAGAATGGCTTTCAATTTGTTGGACGGTATAACCAGTATATCCATCAGAATGGAAGGTGGCATGATAGCTTAAGTTTTGAGAAAATTCTAGATTAG
- a CDS encoding helix-turn-helix domain-containing protein — MENKFYTIDQVAELLDMHHKTIRKFINEGQLRATKVGRQWRISGHDLSVFMEKSNETADTEIVNEELSVEYSSAGDREERQKQIHVSSVIDMNEMEKDEYIRVSNTLIAIANGYRNEGDQHTIQIKYDERDKRVRVILWGSIAFTENILSSVAMILE, encoded by the coding sequence ATGGAGAATAAATTTTACACCATCGATCAAGTGGCAGAACTATTGGATATGCATCATAAGACCATCAGAAAATTTATAAATGAAGGGCAGCTTAGAGCCACCAAAGTGGGCAGGCAGTGGCGGATTTCAGGACATGATTTAAGTGTGTTCATGGAAAAAAGCAATGAAACAGCAGATACTGAAATCGTAAATGAAGAGCTGAGCGTTGAATATTCCTCCGCAGGAGACAGGGAAGAGAGGCAAAAGCAAATCCATGTATCCTCCGTAATCGATATGAACGAAATGGAGAAGGATGAATATATCAGAGTATCCAATACATTAATAGCCATCGCCAATGGTTACAGAAACGAAGGAGATCAACATACCATTCAGATAAAATACGATGAAAGAGACAAAAGGGTTCGGGTTATTCTTTGGGGGAGCATTGCATTTACAGAAAATATATTAAGCTCTGTTGCCATGATCCTAGAGTAG
- the argS gene encoding arginine--tRNA ligase: protein MELLIKQISAFVEDVFEQKGYDKKYGMVTVSDRPDLCQFQCNGALPAAKEYKKAPIQIANDLLPALKNVEIFEEITIAGPGFININVKDSFLAAYVNEMYGSEKLGLEEPAEPQTIIIDYGGANVAKPLHVGHLRAAIIGESLKRISRFVGHKVIGDVHLGDWGLQMGMVISELRRRSPHLPYFDESYEGEYPAEAPFTIDELEDIYPAASKLAKSDAAAMEEAQQATAELQKGRRGYMALWQHILNVSVADLKKGYGNLNVDFDLWNGESDCQKYIDVMVDYLKKNNYTSFSDGLLIVDVAKETDNHVIPPFIVLKTDGSSLYSTTDLATIWERVQDYDPDQIIYVVDKRQELHFEQVFRCAKKTKIAGEDLTLKFLGFGTMNGKDGKPFKTREGGVMRLQDLIQIIKDAVYNKLQENEAIDPSEVDEISRKVGLAALKYGDLSNQITKDYVFDIDRFASFEGNTGPYILYTIVRIKSILRRIAAEGFQASDKIGVPHSDVERSLLLKLSRFNETVEFSFVNHSPNRICDYIYDLANTFNKFYHDTKIISETEFEKKSSWINLITLTMNVLETCLELLGIEAPEKM, encoded by the coding sequence ATGGAATTACTGATTAAGCAAATCAGTGCTTTTGTAGAAGATGTTTTTGAGCAAAAAGGTTACGACAAAAAGTATGGAATGGTTACTGTATCGGACCGACCGGACCTATGCCAATTCCAATGTAACGGTGCTCTACCTGCCGCTAAAGAATATAAGAAAGCACCGATTCAAATTGCCAATGATTTATTACCAGCTTTAAAAAATGTTGAAATCTTTGAAGAAATTACGATTGCTGGCCCTGGGTTTATCAATATCAACGTTAAAGACAGCTTCCTAGCTGCCTATGTGAATGAAATGTATGGCAGTGAAAAATTAGGACTAGAGGAACCTGCCGAGCCACAGACCATCATCATTGATTACGGTGGTGCCAATGTTGCAAAACCCCTTCACGTTGGTCATCTAAGAGCCGCTATCATCGGAGAAAGCCTTAAAAGAATCTCTAGATTTGTAGGGCATAAGGTTATCGGTGATGTTCATTTAGGTGACTGGGGCTTACAAATGGGAATGGTCATTTCAGAACTGAGAAGACGTAGCCCACACCTTCCATATTTTGACGAAAGCTATGAAGGTGAATATCCAGCAGAAGCTCCCTTTACCATAGATGAACTGGAAGATATCTATCCTGCAGCCAGTAAGCTGGCAAAATCTGATGCAGCTGCTATGGAAGAGGCGCAGCAGGCAACTGCGGAGTTACAAAAAGGCAGAAGAGGCTATATGGCCTTATGGCAACACATTCTAAATGTTTCTGTAGCAGATTTAAAGAAGGGCTACGGTAACTTAAACGTAGACTTTGATCTTTGGAATGGTGAAAGTGATTGCCAAAAATACATCGATGTTATGGTGGATTATCTGAAGAAGAATAACTATACCTCATTCAGTGATGGTTTGTTGATCGTAGATGTAGCCAAGGAAACGGATAACCACGTGATTCCTCCTTTCATCGTCCTAAAGACCGACGGTTCTTCTTTATATAGTACAACAGACCTTGCAACCATTTGGGAGAGGGTTCAAGATTATGATCCAGATCAAATCATCTATGTAGTTGATAAAAGACAGGAATTGCACTTTGAACAAGTCTTCCGATGTGCTAAAAAGACAAAAATTGCAGGTGAAGATTTAACCCTAAAATTCTTAGGATTCGGTACGATGAATGGAAAGGATGGCAAGCCATTTAAGACAAGAGAAGGCGGCGTTATGCGACTTCAAGATTTAATTCAAATCATTAAGGATGCCGTTTATAACAAACTTCAAGAAAATGAAGCGATTGATCCGAGTGAAGTAGATGAAATTTCTAGAAAAGTAGGCTTAGCTGCTTTAAAATATGGAGACTTATCGAACCAAATTACGAAGGATTATGTATTCGATATCGATCGTTTTGCTTCCTTTGAAGGAAACACCGGCCCTTACATTCTCTACACTATAGTACGAATTAAATCCATTCTTAGAAGAATTGCTGCAGAAGGGTTCCAAGCTTCTGATAAAATCGGAGTGCCTCATAGCGATGTGGAGCGTAGTCTGCTTCTAAAGTTGAGCCGATTCAATGAGACTGTGGAATTCAGTTTTGTAAATCATTCTCCAAATAGGATCTGTGATTATATTTACGATTTAGCCAATACATTCAATAAGTTCTACCATGATACTAAGATCATTTCTGAGACAGAATTTGAGAAGAAATCATCTTGGATTAACTTAATTACATTAACTATGAATGTATTAGAAACCTGCTTAGAGTTACTTGGAATCGAAGCACCGGAAAAAATGTAA
- the kynU gene encoding kynureninase, whose protein sequence is MIYEFKDGLEFAKELDRLDVLNSTRQRFYLNEGEIYMDGNSLGLSSKDAEAALQNVMNVWRKEAIKIWGVEDGRYFKFSRNLAEKLKSLINADAEEIIVMGSITSNLHQALATFYTPTEARYKILVDALNFPSDIYATKSMIELKGYEVEDVLVQVQSKDGRTLCEEDIIAEMKEDVALILLPSVLYRSAQLLDMELITKEAHKRGIIIGWDLAHSIGSVPHDFKKIDPDFAVWCSYKYLNGGPGANAGMYINRRHFGRNAGLKGWFGSKEESQFLMSHEFDQNNDANGFLLGTHNMFSMAPLDGSLNIFNEVGIETIRAKSLHITAYLMYLIDQKLSHHGYFIGNPREDSRRGGHVALEHDEAYRISLALRDHKVIPDYREPNVIRLAPVALYVSYEEVYRLVEILEKIVTHKEYEHYSLKRVTVL, encoded by the coding sequence ATGATTTATGAATTTAAAGATGGATTGGAATTTGCTAAGGAATTAGATCGACTGGACGTACTGAATTCTACTCGCCAGCGCTTCTATTTAAATGAAGGCGAAATTTACATGGACGGAAATTCCTTGGGTCTCAGCTCCAAGGATGCAGAAGCGGCACTTCAGAATGTAATGAATGTATGGCGCAAGGAAGCCATTAAGATTTGGGGCGTTGAGGATGGGCGTTATTTTAAGTTCTCTAGAAACCTTGCAGAAAAATTAAAGTCTTTAATTAATGCAGATGCTGAAGAGATTATTGTGATGGGCAGTATTACCTCAAACCTTCACCAAGCACTGGCAACCTTTTATACACCAACAGAAGCGCGATACAAGATCCTCGTTGATGCGTTAAACTTTCCCTCCGACATTTATGCTACGAAAAGTATGATTGAGCTGAAGGGATATGAAGTTGAAGACGTATTGGTTCAGGTTCAAAGCAAGGATGGACGCACCCTCTGTGAAGAAGATATTATCGCAGAAATGAAAGAGGATGTTGCCTTGATTCTGCTTCCATCGGTTCTATATCGCAGTGCCCAGCTTCTCGATATGGAGCTGATTACAAAGGAAGCCCATAAACGAGGCATTATCATCGGCTGGGACCTAGCTCATTCCATCGGCTCCGTTCCTCATGATTTTAAAAAAATTGACCCCGACTTTGCAGTATGGTGCTCCTATAAATACCTCAACGGTGGCCCAGGGGCAAATGCTGGTATGTATATCAATAGAAGGCATTTCGGTAGAAATGCTGGCCTCAAAGGATGGTTTGGCAGCAAGGAAGAAAGTCAATTCCTTATGAGCCATGAGTTCGATCAAAATAACGATGCCAACGGCTTTCTATTGGGAACGCACAATATGTTTTCCATGGCGCCACTGGATGGCTCTTTGAATATCTTTAATGAAGTAGGTATAGAAACTATACGTGCTAAATCCTTGCACATTACCGCTTACTTGATGTATTTAATCGATCAAAAATTATCTCATCATGGATATTTCATTGGGAATCCTCGTGAAGATAGCCGTCGAGGAGGTCATGTGGCACTGGAACACGATGAAGCCTACCGTATTAGCTTAGCGCTACGGGATCATAAGGTGATTCCCGACTACCGAGAGCCCAATGTGATTCGTCTTGCGCCCGTAGCCCTGTACGTTTCCTATGAAGAGGTGTACCGCTTAGTTGAAATTCTTGAGAAGATTGTTACTCATAAGGAATATGAACACTATTCCTTGAAAAGAGTTACTGTACTGTAG
- a CDS encoding GNAT family N-acetyltransferase gives MKNIQKPWIKIKENIDLEDYHMLNQLQERCIGADQTALKLELDYKLSISTTESKGSGIKYANEFMYFDGDKIIGYIGLASFGGEGAPMEANGMVHPEYRSQGVFKTLSNLAMEEWKRRSTKSMLLLCDRESEAGQKLIAAMGLPLEHSEYEMYLKQEDSEKPYVNTSGITFRKATNADAYEVARQNNIYFNDEFKDFQNDAENNLAISAEGEEDLLKEGMILPEEEEKKGMTIYIAEKDHQIIGKAHIELSSDVGGIYGLGVLPEHRGKGFGRAILMMAVEKLKEANAREIKLQVVTENSNALNLYKSCGFVETSIMDYYEIKR, from the coding sequence ATGAAGAATATACAAAAGCCTTGGATTAAAATCAAAGAGAATATTGATTTGGAAGATTATCATATGTTGAACCAGCTCCAAGAAAGATGCATCGGTGCAGATCAAACAGCCTTGAAGCTGGAGCTGGATTATAAGCTGAGTATAAGTACTACAGAGAGCAAAGGCTCGGGGATCAAATATGCAAATGAATTTATGTATTTTGACGGCGATAAGATCATCGGGTATATTGGACTTGCCAGCTTTGGCGGGGAAGGTGCGCCTATGGAGGCAAATGGCATGGTACACCCTGAGTATAGAAGTCAAGGTGTATTTAAGACCTTAAGTAATTTGGCAATGGAGGAATGGAAGCGAAGAAGTACAAAAAGTATGTTGTTACTATGCGATAGAGAATCAGAGGCAGGACAGAAATTGATTGCAGCCATGGGTCTACCACTGGAGCATTCAGAATATGAAATGTATTTAAAACAAGAGGATTCAGAGAAGCCTTACGTCAATACGTCGGGAATTACCTTTAGAAAGGCTACCAATGCAGACGCTTATGAGGTTGCTCGGCAGAATAATATTTATTTTAACGATGAATTTAAAGATTTCCAAAATGATGCTGAAAATAATTTGGCAATTTCAGCGGAAGGCGAAGAAGATCTGTTGAAAGAAGGGATGATACTGCCAGAGGAAGAAGAGAAAAAAGGAATGACCATCTATATTGCAGAAAAAGACCATCAAATAATCGGGAAGGCTCATATTGAATTGAGCTCTGATGTGGGGGGAATTTACGGGTTAGGCGTGCTGCCTGAGCATCGGGGCAAGGGCTTTGGGCGTGCAATACTGATGATGGCTGTAGAAAAATTAAAAGAAGCAAACGCTCGTGAGATTAAGCTCCAGGTAGTTACAGAGAATTCCAATGCATTGAATCTTTATAAATCCTGTGGTTTTGTAGAGACATCCATCATGGATTATTATGAGATTAAAAGATAA